The following coding sequences are from one Geothrix sp. window:
- a CDS encoding peptidylprolyl isomerase, whose protein sequence is MRRLLLLLSLPLLGQGPHFTVRDAIQAEWARQPMTWTEAQKAALPPADRARLERTLMRIGAPGAPALLPPELEKPTLEIWEAKAKEAHTPQERFTALFMLNRLKSPKALTALDGLSATDAATWPKHLQLEASIAAARLNGAEVSPALQSFLDARQKAGKVDPVRAQAARLRLVMAGKEKELLPLVPATPGSVLALMDAWNRAPWARRRDLALGAFQALKPESPAWPSLGLQRPGPQTLEQACVGILSRLAEGVPSPAPAEAFQVGGAPWPCATQPLVQWYGFQALAKMETPLPFLEPALKQESPLGVSNPLLLGSLLPALRHQAPERADLLRSRLLAGDDATARAAAIEDLPSAPADLATLTQRTWADTQFEAQQTLIQSYARWKMTPEDQKAQLRPWLQHPDWACRWEAYQALVKLDPATAWPGAPKPTKTDAAILKEATRLAELGKPVRVRISFSGTRSVTLRLDPTLAPMNVANLVLLTKKGYFNGRLVPRVVPDFVVQMGSPYDTMDGGPGYTVRCENSLTWYGPGSVGMALSGKDTGGSQFFITTNATPHLTGKYTRMGEVEDLDRAMKILDDLELGAKIESIKVLEP, encoded by the coding sequence ATGCGCCGCCTCCTCCTGCTCCTGAGCCTTCCTCTGCTGGGCCAGGGCCCCCACTTCACGGTCCGCGACGCCATCCAAGCCGAGTGGGCCCGCCAGCCGATGACCTGGACCGAGGCCCAGAAGGCCGCCCTCCCCCCTGCGGACCGGGCGCGGCTGGAGCGGACCCTCATGCGGATCGGGGCGCCGGGGGCCCCCGCCCTGCTGCCGCCGGAGCTGGAGAAGCCCACGCTGGAGATCTGGGAGGCCAAGGCCAAGGAGGCCCACACCCCCCAGGAGCGCTTCACCGCCTTGTTCATGCTGAACCGCCTGAAAAGCCCGAAGGCCCTCACGGCGCTGGACGGCCTTTCCGCCACCGACGCCGCCACCTGGCCGAAGCACCTGCAGCTGGAAGCGTCGATCGCCGCGGCGCGACTGAACGGCGCCGAGGTGTCCCCTGCCCTGCAATCCTTCCTCGACGCGCGACAGAAGGCCGGCAAGGTCGATCCCGTCCGAGCCCAGGCCGCGCGGCTGCGGCTGGTGATGGCGGGGAAGGAGAAGGAGCTGCTGCCGCTGGTGCCGGCCACGCCGGGAAGCGTGCTGGCGTTGATGGATGCGTGGAACCGGGCGCCATGGGCCCGGCGACGGGACCTGGCCCTCGGCGCCTTCCAGGCGCTCAAGCCCGAATCCCCGGCCTGGCCCAGCCTGGGTCTCCAGCGCCCAGGGCCGCAGACCCTCGAGCAGGCCTGTGTGGGCATCCTCTCCCGGCTGGCAGAGGGCGTGCCCAGCCCTGCTCCGGCCGAGGCCTTCCAGGTGGGCGGTGCCCCTTGGCCCTGCGCGACCCAACCCCTGGTCCAGTGGTACGGATTTCAGGCCCTGGCCAAAATGGAGACGCCTCTGCCCTTCCTCGAGCCAGCTTTGAAGCAGGAGTCACCCCTTGGCGTATCGAATCCCCTGCTACTTGGCTCGCTGCTCCCCGCCCTCCGGCACCAGGCCCCCGAACGGGCTGACTTGCTTCGGTCTCGTCTCCTCGCTGGAGACGATGCCACAGCCCGCGCCGCCGCCATCGAAGACCTGCCCTCCGCCCCCGCCGACCTCGCCACCCTCACCCAGCGTACCTGGGCTGATACGCAGTTCGAAGCGCAGCAAACGCTCATCCAGAGCTACGCCCGCTGGAAGATGACGCCGGAAGACCAGAAGGCCCAACTGCGACCCTGGCTGCAGCACCCGGACTGGGCCTGCCGCTGGGAGGCCTACCAGGCCCTGGTGAAGCTGGATCCGGCGACCGCCTGGCCCGGGGCGCCGAAACCCACGAAGACGGATGCGGCCATCTTGAAGGAGGCCACGCGGCTGGCGGAGCTCGGCAAGCCGGTGCGGGTGCGTATTTCCTTCAGCGGCACGCGCAGCGTGACACTGCGGCTCGATCCCACGCTGGCCCCCATGAACGTCGCCAACCTGGTGCTGCTCACAAAGAAGGGCTACTTCAACGGGCGGCTGGTGCCCCGCGTGGTGCCGGACTTCGTGGTTCAGATGGGCTCGCCCTACGACACCATGGACGGCGGGCCGGGCTACACGGTGCGCTGCGAGAACTCGCTGACCTGGTACGGCCCGGGCAGCGTGGGCATGGCGCTGTCGGGCAAGGACACGGGCGGCAGCCAGTTCTTCATCACCACCAACGCCACGCCCCACCTCACGGGCAAGTACACGCGCATGGGTGAGGTGGAGGACCTGGACCGCGCCATGAAGATCCTCGATGACCTGGAACTGGGCGCGAAGATCGAATCCATCAAGGTGCTCGAACCGTGA
- a CDS encoding glycosyltransferase family 9 protein produces the protein MGQVKPGHERLRELLPAFEQPEVWIRFPRQLGDVIFSIPFFFALQRSWNAVAEAQGKKIRWVAVGHAIGAAIFSEAHPDFIAESVIEAGRDQKPDPWALVARWRTRPPVAFVNLSQSARLAFAAWLARVPIRAGDTDNHLGFLYHHTFTYRDLPIHIVRRYEPLLAQLTGSSRLEWTPMRPAQFGGQGGFELLRQAGWKGGPYVTLSFGTRGYNKRWFPELPQWTGFARLAQAAGLEVVWLGGPDEVELGGQLAAQVSGSLNLTGRTSIPQACAIQSEAWGNVAVDTGLAHTAAGTGRPTLTVNGASPEELINPLGPFALSVRGPCIDAGESRTTGLKVELDSTAFRVSPLRVWNLLQGLVAEHDGGRKLPAELPEALRERA, from the coding sequence GTGGGTCAGGTGAAGCCGGGGCATGAGCGCTTGCGGGAGCTGCTCCCGGCCTTCGAGCAACCCGAGGTCTGGATCCGCTTTCCGCGCCAGCTGGGGGACGTGATCTTCTCGATTCCCTTCTTCTTCGCCCTGCAGCGCAGCTGGAACGCCGTGGCCGAGGCCCAGGGCAAGAAGATCCGCTGGGTGGCCGTGGGCCACGCCATCGGCGCCGCCATCTTCAGCGAGGCCCACCCCGACTTCATCGCCGAGAGCGTCATCGAGGCGGGCCGGGACCAGAAGCCTGATCCCTGGGCCCTCGTGGCCCGCTGGCGCACCCGCCCCCCGGTGGCCTTCGTGAACCTGAGCCAGTCCGCGCGCCTGGCCTTCGCCGCCTGGCTGGCCCGGGTGCCGATCCGCGCCGGCGACACCGACAACCACCTGGGTTTCCTCTACCACCACACCTTCACCTACCGGGACCTTCCCATCCACATCGTGCGGCGCTACGAGCCGCTGCTGGCCCAGCTCACGGGCAGCTCGCGCCTCGAATGGACGCCCATGCGGCCCGCGCAGTTCGGCGGCCAGGGCGGCTTTGAGTTGCTGCGCCAGGCCGGGTGGAAAGGTGGCCCCTACGTCACGCTCTCCTTCGGCACCCGCGGCTACAACAAGCGCTGGTTCCCGGAGCTCCCCCAGTGGACCGGCTTCGCGCGCCTGGCCCAGGCGGCCGGTCTCGAGGTGGTGTGGCTCGGCGGGCCTGACGAGGTGGAGCTGGGGGGCCAGCTGGCCGCCCAGGTGTCCGGCAGCCTGAACCTCACGGGACGCACCTCCATTCCCCAGGCCTGCGCCATCCAGAGCGAGGCCTGGGGCAACGTGGCCGTGGACACGGGCCTGGCCCACACGGCGGCCGGCACGGGACGGCCCACGCTCACCGTCAACGGCGCCTCCCCCGAGGAGCTCATCAATCCCCTGGGTCCCTTTGCGCTCTCGGTGCGTGGCCCTTGCATCGACGCCGGTGAATCCCGCACCACGGGCCTGAAGGTGGAACTGGACAGCACGGCCTTCCGGGTCTCGCCGCTGCGCGTCTGGAACCTGCTCCAGGGCCTGGTCGCCGAGCACGACGGGGGCCGGAAGCTCCCCGCAGAACTGCCGGAGGCCCTTCGTGAGCGTGCCTGA
- a CDS encoding glycosyltransferase family 9 protein yields the protein MSVPEGALWVRLPRFIGDAVMITQAVAPLQALGHGLVAWGPAPVVELFEGAAPYASVVADPVGKQGASAMAGLLKGHQAAGVVNLPRSLRATLAARQAGLPLRVGWSPWLTGFLATHRLDYGRLEGHQLDRYQKLLRMAFPALDTSGHLSFRPRAAAQLQAQELLKASLGSRPYAVLALGAMSWNKKLGAGPFAAAACHLQGLGLQVVLLGAPGEDQVHAALVAAQAPGVVDLSGQAPLSVAAGILAGARVALGNDSALSHLAAACGVPVVVAFGPTDPALTCPRGPWVRAVRDERLSCLVCQRGDCRTEGHPCMQSLDAGLICRALDEGLAASHA from the coding sequence GTGAGCGTGCCTGAGGGGGCCCTCTGGGTCCGCCTGCCACGCTTCATCGGCGACGCGGTGATGATCACCCAGGCCGTGGCGCCCCTGCAGGCCCTGGGCCACGGGCTGGTGGCCTGGGGACCGGCCCCGGTGGTGGAGCTCTTCGAGGGCGCCGCTCCCTATGCCTCTGTGGTGGCCGACCCGGTCGGTAAGCAGGGCGCCTCCGCCATGGCCGGCCTGCTGAAGGGGCACCAGGCCGCGGGCGTGGTGAACCTGCCCCGGAGCCTGCGGGCCACCCTGGCCGCGCGGCAGGCCGGCCTGCCGCTGCGGGTGGGCTGGTCGCCCTGGCTGACGGGCTTCCTGGCCACGCACCGCCTGGACTACGGGCGCCTCGAGGGCCATCAGCTGGACCGCTACCAGAAGCTGCTGAGGATGGCCTTCCCGGCGCTGGACACCTCGGGGCACCTGTCCTTCCGCCCGAGGGCCGCCGCGCAGCTGCAGGCGCAGGAGCTGCTCAAGGCGAGCCTCGGTTCCCGACCCTACGCCGTGCTGGCGTTGGGGGCCATGAGCTGGAACAAGAAGCTGGGCGCCGGGCCCTTCGCCGCGGCGGCCTGCCACCTGCAGGGTCTGGGGCTCCAGGTGGTGCTCCTGGGGGCTCCGGGCGAGGACCAGGTCCACGCCGCCCTGGTGGCGGCCCAGGCCCCGGGCGTGGTGGATCTGTCCGGTCAGGCGCCCCTCTCGGTGGCGGCGGGCATCCTGGCGGGGGCACGCGTCGCCCTGGGCAACGACTCGGCCCTGAGCCACCTGGCGGCGGCCTGCGGTGTGCCCGTGGTCGTGGCTTTCGGCCCCACGGATCCCGCCCTGACCTGTCCCCGCGGACCCTGGGTGCGCGCGGTGCGCGATGAGCGCCTGTCCTGCCTGGTCTGCCAGCGGGGGGACTGCAGGACGGAGGGCCATCCCTGCATGCAAAGCCTGGACGCTGGGCTGATCTGCCGCGCCCTGGACGAAGGACTCGCCGCTTCTCATGCGTGA
- a CDS encoding GDP-L-fucose synthase family protein, which yields MTLPTTFPLPGKRIWVTGGNGFLGRHVVAELRERGAEVLAPRSSELDLLDPVAATRFIREHRPSGVVHLAARVGGIGANRAHPGSFFFANMAMGLHLIEACRAEAIEKVLVLGTVCAYPKFCPVPFHEDDIWNGYPEETNAPYGVAKKALLVQLQAYRQEYGTRGIFLIPVNLYGPGDHLDLATNHVIPALIRKFIEAKTQGHDHVELWGTGSPSREFLFVEDAAHGIVEGLSRYEGGDPVNLGTGEEITIRDLALKIQTLTGFEGELRFNPAYPDGQPRRQLDTSRALERFGWQAPTRLDEGLRRTVAWMQGALASASKG from the coding sequence ATGACACTCCCCACCACCTTCCCCCTGCCCGGCAAGCGCATCTGGGTGACCGGCGGCAACGGCTTCCTGGGTCGCCATGTCGTGGCTGAGCTCCGGGAGCGTGGTGCCGAGGTCCTCGCCCCCCGCTCCAGCGAGCTGGACTTGCTGGATCCCGTCGCCGCGACCCGCTTCATCCGGGAGCACCGCCCCTCGGGCGTCGTGCATCTGGCCGCCCGGGTCGGGGGGATCGGTGCCAACCGCGCCCACCCGGGTTCCTTCTTCTTCGCCAACATGGCCATGGGCCTGCACCTCATCGAGGCCTGCCGCGCCGAGGCCATCGAGAAGGTGCTGGTGCTCGGCACCGTCTGCGCCTATCCGAAGTTCTGCCCCGTGCCCTTCCACGAGGACGACATCTGGAACGGCTACCCCGAGGAGACCAACGCGCCGTACGGCGTCGCCAAGAAGGCCCTGCTGGTGCAGCTGCAGGCCTACCGCCAGGAGTACGGCACCCGGGGGATCTTCCTCATCCCCGTGAACCTCTACGGCCCCGGCGACCATCTGGACCTGGCCACCAACCACGTCATCCCCGCCCTCATCCGCAAGTTCATCGAGGCCAAAACCCAGGGCCACGATCATGTCGAGCTCTGGGGCACCGGGAGCCCCAGCCGAGAGTTCCTCTTCGTCGAGGACGCCGCCCACGGCATCGTCGAGGGTCTGTCGCGCTACGAAGGCGGGGACCCGGTCAACCTCGGCACCGGCGAGGAGATCACGATCCGCGACCTGGCCCTGAAGATCCAGACCCTCACGGGCTTCGAAGGGGAGCTCCGATTCAACCCCGCCTACCCGGATGGCCAGCCCCGGCGCCAGCTGGATACCTCCCGGGCCCTGGAGCGCTTCGGCTGGCAGGCCCCCACCCGGCTCGATGAGGGCCTGCGGCGGACCGTGGCATGGATGCAGGGCGCCCTGGCTTCTGCCAGCAAGGGCTAG
- a CDS encoding class I SAM-dependent methyltransferase: protein MASGPAEKQESTSAATCWCGGALGPSPHPAYFSCLRCGTQVAQEILSTEGLQDHYHLDAYWHDRARQLNLPPIEVRARQDFGDRIPVWYRILRRYQPTCQSVLEIGCSHGGFLAYCRSHGIAEVVGVEVSPETCAFARERFDLPHVQPGFFPAVDLPRWSYDVIAAFDLFEHLSTPLATAQAMLGALAPGGALLLQLPCYRGEGVDWPMFLPGDHLYLYTAGAIREILARAGFEVTAITKAIFWYDQFVVARRAGEVTPGQRWRDRLMAFLPHRRKTTRAERHAVREPR from the coding sequence GTGGCCAGCGGACCTGCTGAGAAGCAGGAGAGCACCTCCGCGGCCACCTGCTGGTGCGGCGGCGCGCTGGGCCCCTCGCCCCATCCCGCCTACTTCAGCTGCCTCCGCTGCGGCACCCAGGTCGCGCAGGAGATCCTCAGCACGGAGGGCCTCCAGGATCACTACCACCTCGACGCCTACTGGCATGACCGGGCCCGCCAGCTGAACCTGCCCCCCATCGAGGTTCGCGCCCGCCAGGATTTCGGCGACCGCATTCCCGTGTGGTACCGCATTCTCCGGCGCTACCAGCCCACCTGCCAGTCGGTCCTGGAAATCGGCTGCTCGCACGGCGGCTTCCTCGCCTACTGCCGCAGCCATGGGATCGCGGAAGTGGTCGGCGTGGAGGTGAGCCCGGAGACCTGCGCTTTTGCCCGGGAACGCTTCGACCTGCCCCATGTGCAGCCGGGCTTCTTCCCGGCCGTGGACCTGCCGCGCTGGAGCTACGACGTCATCGCGGCCTTCGATCTCTTCGAGCACCTCAGCACACCCTTGGCCACGGCCCAGGCCATGCTCGGCGCCCTCGCACCGGGCGGGGCGCTCCTCCTCCAGCTCCCCTGCTACCGGGGGGAGGGGGTGGACTGGCCCATGTTCCTGCCCGGAGACCACCTTTACCTCTACACCGCGGGCGCCATCCGCGAAATCCTGGCGCGGGCCGGCTTCGAAGTCACCGCGATCACCAAGGCGATTTTCTGGTACGACCAGTTCGTCGTGGCGCGCCGGGCTGGCGAAGTCACGCCCGGCCAGCGCTGGCGCGACCGCCTCATGGCGTTCCTGCCCCACCGCCGAAAGACCACCCGGGCCGAGCGCCACGCCGTGCGGGAGCCCCGCTAG
- the gmd gene encoding GDP-mannose 4,6-dehydratase, which yields MPQSPIALITGITGQDGSYLAELLLAKGYEVHGVIRRASNFNTDRIDHLYIDPHQSPKLHLHYGDLTDGGALRRLLDQVKPTEVYNLGAQSHVRVSFDQPEFTADVVGLGVLRLLEAVRAYQDATGNQVRLYQAGSSEMFGSAKPRQHEGTRFEPRSPYACAKVYAHYQGVNHRESYGMFVANGILFNHESPRRGETFVTRKITRAATRIKLGLQDKLFLGNTQAKRDWGFAGDYVEAMWRMLQQERPDDYVVATGVSISIQDFLALVFEQLDLDWKQYVETDPRYFRPAEVDHLEGDPAKARKLLGWEPRTDVATLARMMVECDLRLAERELVLRKAGHEEAPRGGYR from the coding sequence TTGCCCCAATCCCCCATCGCCCTCATCACCGGCATCACCGGGCAGGACGGCAGCTACCTAGCCGAGCTCCTGCTCGCCAAGGGCTACGAAGTCCACGGCGTCATCCGCCGGGCCTCCAACTTCAACACCGACCGCATTGACCACCTCTACATCGACCCCCACCAGTCCCCGAAGCTGCATCTTCACTACGGCGACCTCACGGATGGCGGCGCCCTGCGCCGTCTCCTCGACCAGGTCAAGCCCACCGAGGTCTACAACCTGGGGGCCCAGAGCCACGTGCGGGTGAGCTTCGACCAGCCGGAGTTCACGGCCGATGTCGTGGGCCTCGGCGTGCTGCGCCTGCTGGAGGCCGTGCGGGCCTACCAGGACGCCACCGGGAACCAGGTGCGCCTCTACCAGGCGGGCAGCTCTGAGATGTTCGGCTCCGCCAAGCCCCGCCAGCATGAAGGCACTCGCTTCGAGCCCCGCAGCCCCTACGCCTGCGCCAAGGTCTATGCCCACTACCAGGGCGTGAACCACCGCGAGAGCTACGGCATGTTCGTGGCCAACGGCATCCTCTTCAACCACGAGAGCCCCCGCCGCGGCGAGACCTTCGTCACCCGCAAGATCACCCGGGCCGCCACCCGCATCAAGCTGGGCCTGCAGGACAAGCTCTTCCTGGGCAACACCCAGGCCAAGCGGGACTGGGGCTTCGCCGGCGACTACGTGGAAGCCATGTGGCGGATGCTCCAGCAGGAGCGGCCCGATGACTACGTGGTGGCCACGGGCGTGTCCATCTCCATCCAGGACTTCCTGGCCCTGGTCTTCGAACAGCTCGACCTGGACTGGAAGCAGTATGTGGAGACCGATCCCCGCTACTTCCGGCCCGCCGAGGTCGATCACCTCGAGGGTGACCCCGCCAAGGCCCGCAAGCTGCTCGGCTGGGAGCCCCGCACCGATGTCGCCACCCTGGCCCGGATGATGGTGGAATGCGACCTCCGCCTGGCCGAGCGGGAGCTGGTGCTCCGGAAGGCGGGCCACGAAGAGGCCCCCCGCGGAGGCTACCGGTGA
- a CDS encoding acetyltransferase — protein MQDLWIVGGSGAALEVWAVARAMEAAGPQPWKVRGFLVINGSLEFNPEGLEVQDESTFLAAPPASSALIVLGLGEPSLREKVAQVYASKGFRFATLIHPSAIIGPACSVGEGSVLMAQAVLETHVKVGEHALLNVGSSIAHNGSLGACCSLGPGVRLAGWVTLGNRCDLGVGSCVRPRVTLGPDTRVGAGAAIVADHPGSATLVGVPAVPRPAS, from the coding sequence ATGCAGGATCTCTGGATCGTCGGCGGCAGCGGGGCGGCCCTCGAGGTCTGGGCGGTGGCCCGGGCCATGGAGGCGGCCGGTCCGCAGCCCTGGAAGGTCCGCGGCTTCCTGGTGATCAACGGAAGTCTTGAGTTCAATCCAGAGGGTCTGGAGGTTCAGGACGAATCGACCTTCCTCGCGGCTCCACCCGCCTCGTCAGCCCTGATCGTACTGGGCCTCGGCGAGCCATCTCTTCGCGAAAAGGTGGCCCAGGTCTATGCCTCGAAGGGGTTCCGGTTCGCCACCCTGATCCATCCCAGCGCCATCATCGGCCCGGCCTGCAGCGTGGGCGAGGGCTCAGTCCTCATGGCCCAGGCAGTCTTGGAGACTCATGTGAAAGTCGGCGAGCACGCACTGCTCAACGTGGGGAGTTCCATCGCCCACAACGGCAGCCTCGGTGCCTGCTGCAGCCTGGGCCCTGGCGTACGGCTAGCTGGCTGGGTGACCCTGGGGAACAGGTGTGATCTCGGCGTAGGTAGCTGCGTGCGTCCGAGGGTGACCCTCGGCCCGGACACGCGCGTTGGGGCCGGCGCGGCAATCGTGGCGGACCACCCGGGTTCCGCGACACTCGTAGGAGTGCCGGCAGTCCCCCGGCCGGCCTCCTGA
- a CDS encoding DegT/DnrJ/EryC1/StrS family aminotransferase, whose translation MTHPHLPVAQPDLGGNELAYVSQAIQEGWISSTGRFLTRFEADFARFCGVRHALACANGTVAIHLLLLGMGIGPGDEVIVPSFTYVASANAVTYTGARPVLVDSEAITWNLDPAKVEAAITPRTKAIMAVHLYGHPAPMARLLEIGRRHGIPVIEDAAEAHGAKVEGKTVGGLGLAATFSFYGNKILTTGEGGMVTTDDDALAARLRQLRGQGMDPERRYWFPMVGYNYRLTNLAAALGCAQLERAEELIAHRLRIAQGYRERLAPHAEHLGLQLASEAPWASSVHWLSCIRVPAVKRDPLMAFLAEHHIETRPFFPPMHRLPMYSDPSFRQDRPLPVAEELGDTGINLPTYTALGDADLDRICQAITSGLER comes from the coding sequence GTGACCCACCCCCACCTCCCCGTGGCCCAGCCGGACCTTGGCGGCAACGAGCTCGCCTATGTCTCCCAGGCCATCCAGGAGGGCTGGATCTCCTCCACCGGCCGCTTCCTCACCCGCTTCGAGGCCGACTTCGCCCGGTTCTGCGGCGTCCGCCACGCCCTGGCCTGCGCCAACGGCACCGTGGCCATCCACCTCCTGCTCCTCGGCATGGGCATCGGCCCCGGGGACGAGGTCATCGTCCCCTCCTTCACCTATGTGGCCTCCGCCAATGCCGTGACCTACACCGGCGCCCGCCCGGTCCTCGTGGATTCGGAAGCCATCACGTGGAACCTGGACCCGGCCAAGGTGGAAGCGGCCATCACCCCGCGCACCAAGGCCATCATGGCCGTCCACCTGTACGGGCACCCCGCCCCCATGGCGAGACTGCTTGAGATCGGCCGCCGCCACGGCATCCCGGTCATCGAGGACGCCGCCGAGGCCCACGGCGCCAAGGTAGAGGGGAAGACGGTCGGCGGCCTCGGCCTGGCGGCCACCTTCAGCTTCTACGGCAACAAGATCCTCACCACCGGCGAGGGCGGCATGGTCACGACGGATGACGATGCCCTGGCCGCCCGCCTCCGCCAGCTCCGCGGCCAGGGCATGGATCCCGAGCGCCGCTACTGGTTCCCAATGGTGGGCTACAACTACCGCCTGACCAACCTCGCCGCGGCCCTGGGCTGCGCCCAGCTGGAACGCGCGGAGGAACTGATCGCGCACCGCCTGCGGATCGCCCAGGGCTACCGCGAACGCCTGGCGCCGCACGCCGAGCATCTGGGCCTCCAGCTCGCCAGCGAGGCCCCCTGGGCCAGTTCCGTCCACTGGCTCTCCTGCATCCGGGTTCCCGCGGTCAAGCGGGATCCCCTGATGGCCTTCCTGGCAGAACATCACATCGAGACCCGCCCCTTCTTCCCGCCCATGCACCGGCTTCCGATGTACTCCGATCCGTCCTTCCGGCAGGACCGGCCGCTACCCGTGGCCGAAGAGCTGGGGGACACCGGCATCAACCTGCCCACCTACACCGCCCTGGGGGACGCGGACCTCGACCGCATTTGCCAGGCGATCACGTCAGGCCTGGAACGCTGA
- a CDS encoding glycosyltransferase family 4 protein: protein MGTLNIAIDARLDPGKAGGVESVILGLAHGLSRLDPGDEVYHFLIFAGPQPWLEPHLGGACRLLQSTQAVKQPSPLKAFERALRHRLRSWFPSKDRAEVKVPRSDGTLEAAGMDLVHFPLQSAFLTKVPSLYHPHDLQHVHLPELFTASEIHRRETLYRTFCGQAALVPVASEWVQRDLEAQFGLPPEKVPVVNLAPFNAAIAPLAPGRREVLARELGLPPEGFVFYAAQTWPHKNHLALLEALALLRDRDGLRVPFVSSGRKGDYFPILERRIRELGLAGQVQFLGFVNHETLQALYALCRCVVIPSRFEAASFPLWEAFQAGRAAACATTTSLPAQAGDAALLFPAEDVPALAEAIKRLWTDAELRTGLVARGTENVARFSWDRTAKLFRAHYRRTAGRALSAEDQQLLAAPPLF from the coding sequence ATGGGGACGCTGAACATCGCCATCGATGCCCGTCTGGATCCCGGCAAGGCCGGTGGCGTGGAGTCCGTGATCCTGGGTCTGGCCCATGGGCTCAGCCGGCTCGACCCCGGCGACGAGGTCTACCACTTCCTCATCTTCGCCGGCCCGCAGCCCTGGCTGGAACCCCATCTCGGCGGGGCCTGCCGCCTGCTGCAGAGCACGCAGGCCGTGAAGCAGCCCTCGCCCCTGAAGGCCTTCGAGCGGGCCCTCCGGCATCGGCTCCGGTCCTGGTTCCCGTCCAAGGATCGAGCCGAGGTGAAGGTTCCGCGATCCGACGGCACCCTCGAGGCCGCCGGCATGGACCTGGTCCATTTCCCGCTCCAGAGCGCCTTCCTCACGAAGGTGCCGAGTCTCTACCACCCCCACGACCTCCAGCACGTCCACCTCCCGGAGCTCTTCACCGCCAGCGAGATCCACCGGCGGGAGACCCTCTACCGCACCTTCTGCGGGCAGGCGGCCCTCGTGCCGGTGGCCTCCGAGTGGGTGCAGCGGGACCTGGAGGCGCAGTTCGGCCTTCCGCCCGAGAAGGTGCCCGTGGTGAACCTCGCACCCTTCAATGCGGCCATCGCGCCCCTGGCCCCCGGCCGCCGGGAGGTGCTGGCCCGGGAACTGGGACTTCCCCCCGAAGGCTTCGTGTTCTACGCCGCGCAGACCTGGCCGCACAAGAACCACCTCGCCTTGCTGGAGGCGCTGGCCCTGCTGCGGGACCGGGACGGGCTCCGCGTCCCCTTCGTCTCCTCCGGCCGCAAAGGGGACTATTTCCCGATCCTGGAGCGGCGGATCCGGGAGCTGGGACTGGCCGGGCAGGTCCAGTTCCTGGGCTTCGTGAACCACGAAACGCTGCAGGCGCTGTATGCGCTGTGCCGCTGCGTCGTGATCCCCAGCCGCTTCGAAGCGGCGAGCTTCCCCCTGTGGGAGGCCTTCCAGGCGGGCCGTGCCGCCGCCTGTGCCACCACCACGTCACTCCCGGCCCAGGCCGGCGATGCGGCCCTGCTCTTCCCCGCCGAGGATGTGCCCGCCCTGGCAGAGGCCATCAAGCGGCTCTGGACTGATGCGGAATTGCGGACGGGGCTGGTGGCCCGGGGGACGGAGAATGTGGCCCGATTCTCCTGGGATCGCACGGCAAAGCTGTTCCGGGCCCACTACCGCCGTACGGCTGGGCGCGCCCTGAGCGCGGAGGACCAGCAGCTCCTGGCGGCTCCACCCCTGTTCTAG